The Lolium perenne isolate Kyuss_39 chromosome 6, Kyuss_2.0, whole genome shotgun sequence genome segment aggaacatgattggctagaccttataccgggcctcacaccataggaagtgtggataggaatgtacacctggttggcaccaaggataagatctcttatgggtaaagcaacacacctctgcagagtgtaaagaaccgtgacctgtcactccctgttccgggatatggaactgggaacgcggccggaaaggagctccatgaagttctagtaaaccggtgaaggctgacggacatagttcttctgaataaaagcaaccttttgaagaaatggttatgaaaacttgcattggtattagactttctggtctaatgctgtagctagtgcattaaacacctctttcctataatgaacttgttgagtacgctcgtactcatcccactcttaaatcccctgcttagatatggaggccatgatggaggatctacagtgcaactcgaagaccgaggagtcaacaactacttcaagggacaagaacctgtcagaagagtcaaacaccacatccaacaagtaTTAAACCTAGACTAGACATAgaatggaactagcttcctaaacctagctcctatttagctagaatatattcatagcctctatagctagttaaaaactctacaaatagagttcgtgataggcttagaccacgagtcgttcttctggagtttatttgcagttttacctcattgtaaagtaggaggctgtgtggatcttttgtaaagagtctgtgttgtatttctatagacatgccttggacccgcatatgtttctgctgtaccactctgagcgatataatactagtggaacggtgttttattggtgttatatcagacttgcatactacaccatgcagtggtatgccgggtcaccacagtacgCGAGGCGAGCGTCTGGAGGAAGGAGATGTAGTGCTTCGAGCCTTCGATGGGCCTAGCCTAACAACTCCCCTCTAGGCGTTGGCACGCTCCATGATGGAAAACACATCAAATATGACCCCCTAGGAGAGACTAGTTTTTCAGAGCCCGTTATCTACTCATTTGTTCATTAGGAGATACTATATCTCCGATCTCAACTTGTGATGCCTATAGTTCAGAAACCTACTCAACCCGTGACAAGAGGTTCGAGATGCTGGTTGGCTCCACCTTCTGGCTTCTACAAGATCACCGTCGATGGAGCAATGTCTCGTACAAGCAATCAAGGCGCGGGTGGTGCTATCTGTCGAAACCAAGAAGGCATGGTCATGGCTGAGACAGTTTTTGCTGGCATTTCAGACCCAAATGTTCTTGAAACTTTGGCATGTAGGGAGGCTCTAGCTCTGGCGGAGGACTTTTAACGCGCGTCCGGTCAGTATTACCTCGGATTGTGAAGGAATTATTAGAGATCTAGCAGATGCTTCTAGAGGTTCTAACGCATCTATTATTTGTGAGATCAATGAGCATTCACTTAGGTTTGCTATGTTCGGTTCATGCATGAACGAAGGCAATATACAGTAGAAGCACACAATCTAGCCCGTGCATCTACATCTCTTGATCGGGGGCGCCACCTGTGCTATTAAATCCCCCAGAAATTGTACCGATTCCTATGTCAGTTTCGAACATTATTGCTTAATAAAATGAGACGGTTCATCTTAAAAAAAGGAGAGACTACGTTTTTTTAGGTGAAGGAGATGCTAGTGGGGGGGTGCTTTACACCGACCTGCTCGGTGGGGAGCGACGAGCCGCACACCCCCGGCAGTTGTTAGGCCCAGTCCACGGTTGCGGTTTCAGTTCCTGAATAGTTTTTTTTATTTGTTTAGATTTGTACAATTTTTAATAGGAGCAATTTTTAAATTGGAATAAATTTTAAATTGGAACAAAATTCCAAAATCTATTATTTTTTATATATGAACAATTTCAGAAgaacattttaaaatttgaacaaattttaaatttaaacaatttttatatttgaacaatttcgAATTTGAAAAATATCATATTTAAATAATTTTCATACTTGAacccaattttcaaatttgaacaatttttatacttgaacaattttcgcatttgaacaatttttgtacttgaacaattttcgaatttgaattttttttgaatATTTGAGATAGAAAATTTTACATTTAAAATATATTTACATTTTAAAAATTAAGTCTTAAGaatgaaaaaaaacagaaaataaaatgaaacataaaataaaaagaaacataaaagataATAAAACAGAAAACAACCAAATAACACGAACTGGTCCGACCAGGCCGTCTCATACCGCGCgcgcgggggtgtgcggcgcgcggtagccaccgacctggtcggcataTAGGATTTGCCGATGCTAGTTAGATTTGTTTTTTGAGAGAACAAAGAGTTAGTTGGATGTCCATTTTCCTGTCTTTGGGCCCTGCATTTGTAACGGCCGACACTTGAAGCCCACGTTCGCTGTTCAATCTGGCATCTGGGCTGGACATATACCAATCGAGAGAAAAAAAAACATCTGGAGATATTTCACGGTCCAGTAGGCCCCAGAAGCCGACGCTTTTGGTTCGTAACACGGAGGATAAGCCTCCGCGCCTTACTGTTCAGAGCACATCTCTGATCTTTCTTCCTCTGCTCCTCGCCTCGCAATCCTTCGATCCTACGCCTACACTGCACCACCCGCTCGAAATCCAAAACTCCATCTCTGAATTCTGCACTCCAGCGCGGCATCCAAGAGCTAGCGAACAGAATCAATGCCGCTGCTCGCGCCGAGCCCATGCGTGCTCTGCCGGGACATCTACGCCGGAGCGCGGGAGGCATCGGTTCCGTCCTCCGCGGCGGCCTGCTCGACCGTCGGAGGGGCGCGTTCAGTTCTTGGGGTCGGGGTGTGGCGAGGCGGCGGTCGAggggggaggaggggaggaggaggaggggtgagggcggcggcggcgtacctGTGGGACGCGTCGGTGCCGGTGGAGATGGACGAGATCGACAGCATGGACAAGCTCGACGCCGCGCTGGCCTCCTCCAGCGAGAGCAATCATCCCCTCATCATCGACTGGTAACACCTCTGCTTGTACCTACCCCCGCCAATGCCGTGCTACACACTTGCCTTGCTGCTCTGTTTTGTTCTTTTTATCAGCATGCTCGTTGCTCTTGTGCTCGGCCATTTATCTCGGCCCTCGGATGCTGAGGTTTTCATTGCGTTCTTGCCAGGATGGCTAGCTGGTGCCGGAAATGCATCTACCTCAAGCCCAAGCTGGAGAAGATTGCAGGAGAATATCCAGGGTTGGTCTGAATCCCTTGAAATGAAGTTTCTATTTCATCTACAAAGATGAAGTTTATATTGGATTTGCCGCGATTTCATGATTCTTGGCATCATGATTCGGTATCCAGTCCAATCAGTTATTGTACTGCAGTTCATTATTCACATCATGGAATGTGCAGAACCAGTTTATTGAACAGCATGTTTGGTTTCTTCTGTAGAGTCAGGTTTTACTTTGTGGATGTGAATAAAGTTCCAC includes the following:
- the LOC127306026 gene encoding thioredoxin-like 3-1, chloroplastic, producing MPLLAPSPCVLCRDIYAGAREASVPSSAAACSTVGGARSVLGVGVWRGGGRGGRRGGGGGVRAAAAYLWDASVPVEMDEIDSMDKLDAALASSSESNHPLIIDWMASWCRKCIYLKPKLEKIAGEYPGVRFYFVDVNKVPQALVKRGNISKMPTIQLWKDGEWKEEVIGGDKAWLVMDHVREMIQKYK